In Xanthomonas sp. SI, the following are encoded in one genomic region:
- a CDS encoding NAD(P)H-binding protein: MHIALFGATGNIGRHIAQEALRRGHAVTALVRRTQPLPPELDGASIVLASLDDRAALAAAVRGHDVLASAYGPSAAAADTIPAVAQALIEVARDAGVQRLLVVGGAGSLEVAPGVQLVDTPNFPDAYKPYALAHRAALQHFHAAADLDWTFYAPAAEIGPGAKRGGVRTQATALLSDAQGRSAISYADYASAFVDEIERPQYLRQIATAAY; this comes from the coding sequence CCATATCGCCCAGGAAGCCCTGCGCCGCGGCCACGCGGTCACCGCCCTGGTCCGCCGCACGCAACCGCTGCCGCCGGAACTGGACGGCGCCAGCATCGTGCTCGCGTCGCTGGACGACCGCGCCGCCCTCGCCGCCGCGGTGCGCGGCCACGACGTGCTGGCCAGCGCCTACGGCCCCAGCGCCGCGGCCGCCGACACCATTCCGGCCGTCGCCCAGGCGCTGATCGAGGTCGCCCGCGACGCCGGCGTGCAGCGCCTGCTGGTGGTCGGCGGCGCCGGCAGCCTGGAAGTGGCGCCGGGCGTGCAGCTGGTGGACACGCCGAACTTCCCCGACGCCTACAAGCCCTACGCGCTGGCGCACCGTGCCGCCCTGCAGCACTTCCATGCCGCCGCCGACCTGGACTGGACCTTCTACGCGCCGGCCGCGGAAATCGGCCCGGGCGCCAAGCGCGGCGGCGTGCGCACCCAGGCCACCGCGCTGCTCAGCGATGCGCAGGGCCGTAGCGCGATCAGCTATGCCGACTACGCCAGCGCCTTCGTCGACGAGATCGAGCGCCCGCAGTACCTGCGCCAGATCGCCACTGCCGCGTACTGA
- a CDS encoding MBL fold metallo-hydrolase, whose translation MPSLSLSRLSAALILALGLAGAAHAATGTAAHAAAATATAAQPAAAPLQVQVYHPDANAIFGVASVLVSGAKDAILVDAQFSAADARALVAQIRACGKRLTTIYISHGDPDYYFGLDVLTQAFPQAKVLASPATVAHIRQTQAQKLQVWAPKLGADAPQRIVLPQPLHGDRLLLEGRELQIVGLDGASPDRTFVWIPSIKTVLGGIPVMAGEHVWMADTQTPASHAQWLATLQRIQALQPQRVIPGHFVPGAAQDLAAVRFTADYIRAFDEETAKAKDAAALVAAMQQRYPQLGGVDSLQLSAKVAKGEMRWP comes from the coding sequence ATGCCTAGCCTTTCGTTGTCGCGCCTGAGCGCCGCGCTGATCCTTGCCCTCGGTCTCGCCGGCGCGGCGCATGCCGCCACCGGCACCGCCGCCCACGCCGCGGCTGCCACCGCCACCGCGGCACAGCCGGCCGCCGCGCCGCTGCAGGTGCAGGTCTACCACCCGGACGCGAACGCGATCTTCGGCGTCGCCTCGGTGCTGGTCAGCGGCGCCAAGGACGCGATCCTGGTCGACGCGCAGTTCTCCGCGGCCGATGCGCGCGCCCTGGTCGCGCAGATCCGCGCCTGCGGCAAGCGCCTGACCACGATCTACATCAGCCACGGCGATCCGGACTACTACTTCGGCCTGGACGTGCTGACCCAGGCGTTCCCGCAGGCCAAGGTACTAGCCAGCCCGGCGACCGTCGCGCACATCCGCCAGACCCAGGCGCAGAAGCTGCAGGTGTGGGCGCCGAAGCTGGGCGCCGACGCGCCGCAGCGCATCGTGCTGCCGCAGCCGCTGCACGGCGACCGCCTGCTGCTGGAAGGCCGCGAACTGCAGATCGTCGGCCTGGACGGCGCGAGCCCGGACCGGACCTTCGTGTGGATTCCGTCGATCAAGACCGTGCTCGGCGGGATCCCGGTGATGGCCGGCGAACACGTGTGGATGGCCGATACGCAGACCCCGGCGTCGCATGCGCAGTGGCTGGCCACGCTGCAACGGATCCAGGCGCTGCAGCCGCAGCGGGTGATTCCCGGACACTTCGTGCCCGGCGCGGCGCAGGACCTGGCCGCGGTGCGTTTCACCGCCGACTACATCCGCGCCTTCGACGAGGAAACCGCCAAGGCCAAGGATGCGGCCGCGCTGGTCGCGGCGATGCAGCAACGCTATCCGCAGCTGGGCGGCGTGGACTCGCTGCAGCTCAGCGCGAAGGTCGCCAAGGGCGAAATGCGCTGGCCCTGA
- the dinB gene encoding DNA polymerase IV — translation MRKIIHVDMDAFYASVEQRDDPALRGKPVVVAWRGMRSVVCAASYEARVFGIRSAMPALRAERLCPDAIFVPPDFARYKAVSRQVREIFQRHTDMIEPLSLDEAYLDVTAPKGELATATEIAQTIRAQIREETALTASAGIAPNKFLAKIASDWRKPDGQFVIRPHQVEAFLTPLPVSKVHGVGKVMQAKLAALGIVTVGDLRTHGEAELEAHFGSFGRRLYQRARGIDERPVESDQQVQSISSEDTFAEDLALDALEPAIRQLAEKTWNATRRTERVARTVVLKLKTAQFRILTRSFTPEQPPESLQVLTDIALALRQRVDLPASTRYRLVGVGLAGFHEREPGQAQGRLFR, via the coding sequence ATGCGCAAGATCATTCACGTCGACATGGATGCGTTCTACGCGTCCGTGGAGCAGCGTGACGATCCCGCATTGCGCGGCAAGCCGGTGGTGGTGGCCTGGCGCGGCATGCGTTCGGTGGTGTGCGCCGCGTCGTACGAGGCGCGCGTGTTCGGCATCCGCTCGGCGATGCCGGCGTTGCGCGCCGAGCGCTTGTGCCCGGACGCGATCTTCGTGCCGCCGGATTTCGCGCGTTACAAGGCCGTGTCGCGGCAGGTGCGCGAGATCTTCCAGCGCCACACCGACATGATCGAGCCGCTGTCGCTGGACGAGGCCTATCTCGACGTCACCGCGCCGAAGGGGGAGTTGGCCACCGCCACCGAGATCGCGCAGACCATCCGCGCGCAGATCCGCGAGGAAACCGCGCTGACCGCCTCGGCCGGCATCGCGCCGAACAAGTTCCTGGCCAAGATCGCCTCGGACTGGCGCAAGCCCGATGGCCAGTTCGTGATCCGCCCGCACCAGGTGGAAGCGTTCCTGACCCCGCTGCCGGTCAGCAAGGTGCACGGCGTGGGCAAGGTGATGCAGGCAAAGCTGGCGGCGTTGGGCATCGTCACCGTCGGCGACCTGCGCACGCACGGCGAAGCGGAACTGGAAGCGCACTTCGGCAGCTTCGGGCGTCGCCTGTATCAGCGCGCGCGCGGCATCGACGAGCGTCCGGTGGAATCGGATCAACAGGTGCAGTCGATTTCTTCGGAAGACACGTTCGCCGAAGACCTGGCGCTGGACGCGCTGGAGCCGGCGATCCGGCAACTGGCGGAAAAGACCTGGAACGCGACCCGCCGCACCGAGCGCGTCGCGCGCACCGTGGTGCTGAAGCTGAAGACCGCGCAGTTCCGCATCCTGACCCGCAGCTTCACCCCGGAGCAACCGCCGGAATCGCTGCAGGTGCTGACCGACATCGCGCTGGCCTTGCGCCAGCGCGTCGACTTGCCCGCGTCCACGCGCTACCGCCTGGTCGGCGTGGGGCTGGCCGGTTTCCACGAGCGCGAGCCCGGGCAGGCGCAAGGTCGGCTGTTCCGTTGA
- the fabA gene encoding 3-hydroxyacyl-[acyl-carrier-protein] dehydratase FabA, with amino-acid sequence MSRLTSYSREHLLASARGELFGAEAARLPNDPMLMFDRITHIDDNGGTHGKGVVRAELDVRPDLWFFGCHFIDDPVMPGCLGLDALWQLTGFFLTWIGAPGRGRALGVGEVKFSGQVLPTAKQVVYELDISRVINRKLVMAVADGRMSVDGREIYTAKDLRVGLFTSTEAF; translated from the coding sequence ATGAGCCGCCTCACTTCGTATTCACGCGAACACCTTCTCGCCAGCGCGCGCGGCGAACTGTTCGGCGCCGAGGCCGCACGCCTGCCCAACGATCCGATGCTGATGTTCGACCGCATCACCCACATCGACGACAACGGCGGCACGCACGGCAAGGGCGTGGTCCGCGCCGAACTCGACGTGCGCCCGGACCTGTGGTTCTTCGGCTGCCACTTCATCGACGATCCGGTGATGCCCGGCTGCCTGGGCCTGGATGCGCTGTGGCAACTGACCGGGTTCTTCCTGACCTGGATCGGCGCGCCCGGCCGCGGCCGCGCGCTGGGCGTGGGCGAAGTGAAGTTCAGCGGACAGGTGCTGCCGACCGCCAAGCAGGTGGTCTACGAGCTGGACATCAGCCGGGTCATCAACCGCAAGCTGGTGATGGCGGTGGCCGACGGCCGCATGTCGGTGGACGGCCGCGAGATCTACACCGCCAAGGATCTGCGCGTGGGCCTGTTCACCTCGACGGAGGCGTTCTGA
- the fabB gene encoding beta-ketoacyl-ACP synthase I → MRRVAITGMGITSCLGNDLDTVSRALRESRAGIRANPEAAEHGLRSQVAGDVQLDLEALIDRKLKRFMGDASAYAYLALRDAIADAGLDEAVVSDVRTGLIAGSGGGSSHWQVEAADLLRNRGVRKVGPYMVPRTMCSAVSASLATAFKIKGVSYSLSAACATSAHCIGAAADLIRHGQQDVMFAGGGEELDWTMSLMFDAMGALSSSFNDRPAVASRPYDAERDGFVIAGGSGMLVLEDYERAVARGARIHAELLGYGVTSDGADMVAPSGEGAVRCMQMAMQGVDAPIDYLNTHGTSTPLGDVTELGAVREVFGDAVPPLSSTKALSGHSLGAASVHEAIYCLLMMRDGFIAGSANIDALDPRAEGFPIVRESREANLRTVMSNSFGFGGTNAALVFGKR, encoded by the coding sequence ATGCGCCGCGTCGCGATCACCGGCATGGGCATCACCTCATGCCTGGGCAACGATCTGGACACGGTGTCGCGCGCGCTGCGCGAGAGCCGCGCCGGCATCCGCGCCAACCCCGAGGCGGCCGAACACGGCCTGCGCAGCCAGGTCGCCGGCGACGTGCAGCTGGACCTGGAGGCCTTGATCGATCGCAAGCTCAAGCGCTTCATGGGCGATGCGTCCGCGTACGCGTACCTGGCGCTGCGCGATGCGATCGCCGATGCGGGCCTGGACGAGGCCGTGGTCAGCGACGTGCGCACCGGCCTGATCGCCGGTTCCGGCGGCGGCTCCAGCCACTGGCAGGTGGAAGCGGCGGACCTGCTGCGCAACCGCGGCGTGCGCAAGGTCGGCCCGTACATGGTGCCGCGCACGATGTGCTCGGCGGTCTCGGCCAGCCTGGCCACCGCGTTCAAGATCAAGGGCGTGAGCTATTCGCTGTCGGCGGCCTGCGCGACCTCGGCGCACTGCATCGGCGCGGCCGCGGACCTGATCCGCCACGGCCAGCAGGACGTGATGTTCGCCGGCGGCGGCGAGGAACTGGACTGGACCATGAGCCTGATGTTCGACGCGATGGGCGCGCTGTCCAGCAGCTTCAACGACCGCCCGGCGGTGGCCTCGCGTCCGTACGACGCCGAACGCGACGGCTTCGTCATCGCCGGCGGCAGCGGCATGCTGGTGCTGGAGGATTACGAACGCGCGGTGGCGCGCGGCGCGCGTATCCATGCCGAGCTGCTCGGCTATGGCGTGACCTCCGACGGCGCCGACATGGTCGCCCCGTCCGGCGAAGGCGCGGTGCGCTGCATGCAGATGGCGATGCAGGGCGTGGACGCGCCGATCGACTACCTCAACACGCACGGCACCTCGACGCCGCTGGGCGACGTCACCGAGTTGGGCGCGGTACGCGAGGTGTTCGGCGATGCGGTGCCGCCGCTGTCCTCGACCAAGGCGCTGTCCGGGCATTCGCTGGGCGCGGCCAGCGTGCACGAGGCGATCTACTGCCTGCTGATGATGCGCGACGGCTTCATCGCCGGCTCGGCCAACATCGACGCGCTGGACCCGCGCGCCGAGGGCTTCCCGATCGTGCGCGAGAGCCGCGAGGCGAACCTGCGCACGGTGATGTCCAACAGCTTCGGCTTCGGCGGCACCAACGCCGCGCTGGTGTTCGGCAAGCGCTGA
- a CDS encoding SH3 domain-containing protein, translating to MKRCIWIAPLLLAAVAPVLAQSNGGFARSGANLRAGPANDYPRVATVVGGDSITVYGCVNDFSWCDVRWREARGWLPAGVVEFDARDGVFAPAIGFAIDPYWDAHYRGRPWARDRARWRQQAQASPSAPAPMPDALKRQLIPQRIADTRGYQPAPPAVEAPMQSQWVPPGERMYQVPPPDALNPKRNKELAEQQRRDEEDRRWRESLHQTPEPSQPSSSASPWWPPKPETVVQAAQHTPPPPPPKPASPPPAPPPSAPPPRKERTKQEDEKKRRDDKQLER from the coding sequence ATGAAACGCTGCATCTGGATCGCACCACTGTTGCTGGCCGCCGTCGCGCCGGTGCTGGCGCAGAGCAATGGCGGGTTCGCCCGCAGCGGCGCCAATCTGCGCGCAGGCCCGGCCAACGACTATCCGCGCGTCGCCACGGTGGTGGGCGGCGACAGCATCACCGTCTACGGGTGCGTCAACGATTTTTCGTGGTGCGACGTGCGCTGGCGCGAGGCGCGCGGATGGTTGCCGGCCGGCGTGGTCGAGTTCGACGCGCGCGACGGTGTCTTCGCTCCGGCCATCGGGTTCGCCATCGATCCCTATTGGGACGCGCATTACCGTGGCCGGCCCTGGGCCCGCGACCGCGCACGCTGGCGGCAGCAAGCGCAGGCCTCGCCATCTGCGCCGGCGCCGATGCCCGATGCGCTGAAGCGCCAGCTGATCCCGCAACGCATCGCCGACACGCGCGGCTACCAGCCGGCGCCGCCCGCCGTGGAGGCGCCGATGCAGTCGCAATGGGTGCCGCCGGGCGAGCGCATGTACCAGGTGCCGCCGCCGGATGCGCTCAACCCAAAGCGCAACAAGGAACTGGCCGAGCAGCAGCGGCGCGACGAAGAGGATCGCCGCTGGCGCGAGTCCCTGCACCAGACGCCCGAGCCGTCGCAACCCTCGTCGTCCGCCTCGCCATGGTGGCCGCCGAAGCCGGAGACGGTGGTGCAGGCAGCGCAGCACACGCCGCCGCCGCCGCCGCCGAAGCCTGCTTCGCCCCCACCAGCACCGCCGCCATCCGCGCCGCCGCCCAGGAAAGAGCGGACCAAGCAAGAGGACGAGAAAAAGCGCCGCGACGACAAGCAACTCGAACGCTGA
- a CDS encoding M3 family metallopeptidase, translated as MTNPLLDFSGLPRFDAIQPEHVGPAIDALLAAAEAAVAHAEQVAPVSWDSFVAPLDDAAERLWRAWGQVNHLQGVVNTPALREAYNANLPKVTRFSSALGQNLALFAQYRALAATPEAAGYDAARRKVLDNALRDFRLGGAELGDADKQRFAAIQEELSALSAKFSQNVLDATDAWSLLIDESSRLAGLPDDVVAAARAAAEKDGQAGCKLTLQMPCYLPVQMYADDRALRETLYRANAIRASEFGDAALDNSAAIERILALRGELAGLLGFASYAEYSLATKMAQSPDEVLGFLRDLAARAKPYAQRDRAELEAYAREHLGLDELQAWDVAYASEKLKQARYSFSEQEVKQYFTEPKVLDGLFGVINDLYGLQVQADSAPVWHPDARFFRVSDARGRLIGQFYLDLYAREGKRGGAWMDDCRNRRDRADGVQTPLVYLVCNFGRGGDGKPATFTHNEVTTLFHEMGHGLHQLLTQVGELGVAGINGVEWDAVELPSQFMENFCWEWPRLQAMTAHVDSAQPLPRALFDKMLAAKNYQSGMFTVRQLEFALFDMQLHHSFDAAGDSMLQLLERVRDEVAVNRPPAWNRFPHQFSHIFAGGYGAGYYSYKWAEVLSADAYAAFEEAPDQLAATGARFLQEILARGGSRPALENFTAFRGRAPELDALLRHSGMAG; from the coding sequence ATGACCAATCCCCTGCTCGATTTTTCCGGCCTGCCGCGCTTCGATGCGATCCAGCCCGAGCACGTCGGCCCGGCGATCGACGCGCTGCTGGCCGCCGCCGAGGCCGCGGTCGCGCACGCCGAGCAAGTCGCGCCGGTGAGCTGGGACAGCTTCGTGGCGCCGCTGGACGATGCCGCCGAGCGCCTGTGGCGCGCCTGGGGCCAGGTCAACCACCTGCAGGGCGTGGTCAACACGCCGGCGCTGCGCGAGGCCTACAACGCCAACCTGCCCAAGGTGACGCGCTTCTCCAGCGCGCTGGGGCAGAATCTGGCGCTGTTCGCGCAATACCGCGCGCTGGCCGCCACGCCCGAGGCCGCCGGCTACGACGCGGCGCGGCGCAAGGTGCTGGACAACGCGCTGCGCGATTTCCGCCTGGGTGGCGCCGAACTGGGCGATGCCGACAAGCAGCGTTTCGCCGCGATCCAGGAAGAACTGTCGGCGCTGTCGGCGAAGTTCTCGCAGAACGTGCTCGACGCCACCGATGCGTGGTCGCTGCTCATCGACGAGTCGTCTCGTCTCGCCGGCCTGCCCGACGATGTGGTCGCCGCGGCGCGTGCGGCGGCGGAAAAGGACGGCCAGGCCGGCTGCAAGCTGACCCTGCAGATGCCGTGCTATCTGCCGGTGCAGATGTACGCCGACGACCGCGCACTGCGCGAGACCCTGTACCGCGCCAACGCGATCCGCGCCTCGGAATTCGGTGACGCGGCGCTGGACAACAGCGCGGCGATCGAGCGCATCCTGGCGCTGCGCGGCGAACTGGCCGGCCTGCTCGGTTTCGCCAGCTACGCCGAATATTCGCTGGCGACCAAGATGGCGCAGAGCCCCGACGAGGTGCTGGGTTTCCTGCGCGACCTGGCCGCGCGCGCCAAGCCCTACGCGCAGCGCGACCGCGCCGAACTGGAAGCCTACGCCCGCGAGCATCTGGGCCTGGACGAACTGCAGGCCTGGGATGTCGCCTACGCCAGCGAAAAGCTCAAGCAGGCGCGTTACAGCTTCTCCGAGCAGGAAGTGAAGCAGTATTTCACCGAGCCGAAGGTGCTGGATGGCCTGTTTGGCGTCATTAACGACCTGTACGGCCTGCAGGTGCAGGCCGACAGCGCGCCGGTGTGGCATCCGGACGCGCGCTTCTTCCGTGTCAGCGATGCGCGCGGCCGCCTGATCGGACAGTTCTACCTCGACCTGTACGCGCGCGAGGGCAAGCGCGGCGGCGCCTGGATGGATGACTGCCGCAACCGCCGCGACCGCGCCGATGGCGTGCAGACGCCGCTGGTCTACCTGGTGTGCAACTTCGGCCGTGGCGGCGACGGCAAGCCGGCCACCTTCACCCACAACGAAGTCACCACCCTGTTCCACGAGATGGGCCACGGCCTGCACCAGTTGCTGACCCAGGTCGGCGAACTCGGCGTGGCCGGCATCAATGGCGTGGAATGGGACGCGGTGGAGCTGCCCAGCCAGTTCATGGAGAACTTCTGCTGGGAATGGCCGCGGCTGCAGGCGATGACCGCGCACGTGGACAGCGCGCAACCGCTGCCGCGCGCGCTGTTCGACAAGATGCTCGCGGCGAAGAACTACCAGAGCGGCATGTTCACCGTGCGCCAACTGGAGTTCGCGCTGTTCGACATGCAGCTGCATCACAGCTTCGACGCCGCCGGCGACAGCATGCTGCAACTGCTCGAACGCGTGCGCGACGAGGTCGCGGTGAACCGGCCGCCGGCATGGAACCGCTTCCCGCATCAGTTCAGCCACATCTTCGCCGGCGGCTACGGCGCCGGCTACTACAGCTACAAGTGGGCCGAAGTGCTCAGCGCCGACGCGTACGCCGCATTCGAAGAGGCGCCTGACCAGCTGGCCGCCACCGGTGCGCGCTTCCTGCAGGAGATCCTGGCGCGCGGCGGCAGCCGTCCGGCGTTGGAGAACTTCACCGCGTTCCGCGGTCGTGCGCCGGAATTGGATGCCTTGCTGCGGCATAGCGGCATGGCTGGCTGA
- a CDS encoding PLP-dependent cysteine synthase family protein has translation MTYRDWVANAIQKIEADFNRSADTHLIPLDLPGFPGIDLYFKDESSHPTGSLKHRLARSLFLYALANGWLREGRPVIEASSGSTAVSEAYFARLLGLPFIAVMPATTSPEKIAAIEFQGGRCHLVERACDLHADSVQLARESGGHFMDQFLYAERATDWRANNNIAESIFRQMQEEPHPVPEWIVCSPGTGGTAATLGRYVRYRRHDTRILCADPEVSVFFDGYCEALAGRDYAGLASTGGSRIEGIGRPRVESSFIPSCVDAMVKVPDALSLAAMRYVSVRLGRRVGGSTGTNFVGVLQAATRMREHGRSGSIVTILCDSGERYGHSYYRPDWYREHGIDVEQADAQLAAAVAGAGLPPLACAALS, from the coding sequence ATGACCTATCGCGATTGGGTGGCCAACGCCATCCAGAAGATCGAAGCCGATTTCAACCGCTCGGCCGACACCCACCTGATTCCGCTGGACCTGCCCGGTTTCCCCGGCATCGACCTGTATTTCAAGGACGAGTCCAGCCATCCCACCGGCAGCCTCAAGCACCGTCTGGCGCGCTCGCTGTTCCTGTACGCGCTGGCCAACGGCTGGCTGCGCGAGGGGCGCCCGGTGATCGAGGCGTCCAGCGGCTCCACCGCGGTGTCCGAAGCCTATTTCGCGCGCCTGCTGGGGCTGCCGTTCATCGCGGTGATGCCGGCCACGACCTCGCCGGAGAAGATCGCCGCGATCGAGTTCCAGGGTGGGCGCTGCCATCTGGTCGAGCGCGCCTGCGACCTGCACGCCGATTCGGTGCAGCTGGCGCGCGAGAGCGGCGGCCATTTCATGGACCAGTTCCTGTACGCCGAACGCGCCACCGACTGGCGCGCCAACAACAACATCGCCGAGTCGATCTTCCGGCAGATGCAGGAAGAGCCGCATCCGGTGCCGGAATGGATCGTGTGCAGTCCCGGCACCGGCGGCACCGCCGCCACGCTGGGCCGCTACGTGCGCTACCGCCGCCACGACACCCGCATCCTGTGCGCGGATCCGGAGGTGTCGGTGTTCTTCGACGGCTATTGCGAGGCGCTGGCCGGGCGCGACTACGCCGGCCTGGCCAGCACCGGCGGTTCGCGCATCGAGGGCATCGGCCGGCCGCGGGTGGAATCGAGCTTCATCCCCAGCTGCGTCGATGCGATGGTCAAGGTGCCGGACGCGCTGAGCCTGGCGGCGATGCGCTACGTGAGCGTGCGCCTGGGCCGGCGCGTGGGCGGTTCCACCGGCACCAACTTCGTCGGTGTGCTGCAGGCGGCGACGCGGATGCGCGAGCATGGCCGCAGCGGTTCCATCGTCACCATCCTGTGCGACAGCGGCGAGCGCTACGGGCACAGCTACTACCGGCCGGACTGGTACCGCGAGCACGGCATCGACGTGGAGCAGGCCGACGCGCAACTGGCCGCGGCGGTGGCCGGCGCCGGATTGCCGCCGCTGGCTTGTGCCGCGTTGTCCTGA
- a CDS encoding heavy-metal-associated domain-containing protein: MRHLELTVQGMTCGGCSARLKRVLDASAGVAAAEVVLDGGRVGVDYDEARTDAAAIERVIVDAGFGVAAR; the protein is encoded by the coding sequence ATGCGCCATCTCGAATTGACCGTTCAGGGCATGACCTGCGGCGGCTGCTCGGCGCGGTTGAAACGTGTGCTGGACGCCAGCGCCGGAGTCGCCGCGGCCGAGGTGGTGCTGGATGGCGGGCGCGTCGGCGTCGATTACGACGAGGCCCGCACCGATGCCGCGGCGATCGAGCGCGTCATCGTCGATGCCGGCTTCGGCGTCGCGGCCCGCTGA